One part of the Quercus lobata isolate SW786 chromosome 7, ValleyOak3.0 Primary Assembly, whole genome shotgun sequence genome encodes these proteins:
- the LOC115954194 gene encoding mitochondrial import inner membrane translocase subunit TIM14-1, producing MAVPFVAGLAVAAAAYAGRYGIVAWQAFKARPPRPKFRKFYDGGFQSTMTRREAALILGVREGTPLDKVKEAHRRVMVANHPDAGGSHYLASKINEAKDMMLGKIKSGGSAF from the exons ATG GCTGTTCCATTTGTAGCTGGACTTGCAGTTGCAGCTGCTGCTTATGCTGGTAGATATGGAATTGTAGCTTGGCAGGCATTCAAGGCAAGGCCACCAAGACCTAAATTTCGCAAATTTTATGATGGTGGTTTTCAGTCTACTATGACTAGGAGGGAAGCAGCTCTAATTCTTGGAGTCAG GGAAGGTACTCCACTAGACAAGGTTAAGGAAGCACATAGGAGGGTAATGGTAGCAAATCACCCAGATGCTGGTGGTAGCCATTATCTTGCGTCTAAAATTAATGAAGCAAAAGATATGATGCTTGGAAAAATCAAGAGTGGTGGCTCGGCATTTTGA
- the LOC115953280 gene encoding uncharacterized protein LOC115953280, translating into MSEMRGSNTWHEELASLVDDTGIRYAGEPIGVSSAYVVSGESRSRAVEPESLKDQVKGFAMAWGEIVVELGRGCKDIVQQSLLSEDSYVGRKLQKPCAKVSNRLKYLNEFLPEDRDPVHSWSVIFFVFVVALAAIGLNTNNDSLVTPVKMVLIHPPSANRILLPDGRHMAYCEQGVPADRARFSLIAPHSFLSSRLAGIPGVKMSLLEEFGVRLVSYDLPGFGESDPHPNRNLNSSAFDMLHLANAVGISGKFWVLGHSSGSMHAWAALRYIPDRIAGAAMLTPMINPYAPGMTKEEIKRIWEKWVPRRRLLYFLAHRFPKFLSYFYRRSFLSGKHDRIDNRLFLSLGKKDEILIEEPKFEEFWHRDVEESIRQGTTKPFIEEAVLQVSDWGFRLADLQVHKKCKRKGVLSWLKSLYSEAECELAGFLGPIHIWQGMDDQAVPPSMTDYIGRILPGAIMHKLPNEGHFSYFFFCDECHRRIFSTLFGVSKGPIDRKVEMDQTPFNGDTEVVSTVAGSTTE; encoded by the exons ATGTCAGAAATGAGAGGATCGAACACGTGGCATGAAGAGCTGGCGAGCTTGGTGGACGACACGGGGATACGGTACGCCGGAGAGCCGATCGGGGTTTCGTCGGCGTACGTCGTGTCCGGCGAGTCTCGGAGCCGTGCGGTGGAGCCGGAGAGCTTGAAGGATCAGGTGAAGGGGTTCGCTATGGCTTGGGGGGAAATAGTGGTGGAATTGGGAAGAGGGTGTAAGGACATTGTTCAGCAGAGCCTTCTGAGTGAGGATTCCTACGTTGGTCGGAAGCTTCAGAAGCCGTGCGCTAAGGTCTCCAACAGGTTGAAGTACTTGAATGAGTTTTTGCCCGAGGATCGCGACCCGGTTCACTCGTGGTCGGTCATATTCTTCGTTTTTGTTGTTGCACTTGCAG CTATAGGTTTAAATACCAACAATGACAGCTTGGTCACACCAGTAAAGATGGTGCTAATACATCCTCCTAGTGCTAACCGCATACTACTTCCAGATGGTAGACACATGGCTTATTGTGAGCAAGGTGTCCCAGCTGACAGAGCTAGATTTTCCCTAATTGCTCCacattcttttctttcctcacGACTTGCAG GTATACCGGGAGTTAAAATGTCATTGCTTGAAGAGTTTGGTGTTCGCTTGGTCTCATATGATCTTCCTGGTTTTGGGGAGAGTGATCCTCATCCCAACAGAAATCTGAACTCATCAGCATTCGATATGTTGCACCTAGCTAATGCAGTTGGTATTAGTGGCAAGTTCTGGGTGCTGGGTCACTCAAGTGGATCCATGCATGCTTGGGCTGCTCTCAGATACATTCCAGATAGAATTGCAG GTGCGGCCATGTTGACCCCAATGATTAACCCATATGCGCCAGGCATGAcaaaagaagagataaaaagaattTGGGAAAAGTGGGTGCCAAGAAGAAGATTATTGTATTTCTTAGCTCATAGATTTCCGAAGTTTCTCTCCTATTTCTATCGCCGAAGCTTTCTTTCTGGAAAGCATGATCGAATTGATAATAGATTGTTTCTGTCACTAGGAAAGAAG GATGAAATTTTGATTGAAGAGccaaaatttgaagaattttgGCATAGGGATGTGGAGGAGTCAATCCGCCAGGGAACTACAAAACCATTCATAGAGGAAGCTGTGCTACAGGTATCAGATTGGGGTTTTAGATTAGCAGATCTTCAGGTGCACAAAAAGTGTAAGAGAAAAGGTGTTCTTTCTTGGCTCAAGTCCTTGTACAGTGAGGCAGAGTGTGAATTGGCAGGGTTCCTAGGCCCAATACACATATGGCAG GGAATGGATGATCAGGCAGTCCCACCGTCAATGACGGACTATATAGGCCGGATTTTACCAGGGGCCATTATGCATAAGCTCCCAAACGAAGGCcatttttcctatttctttttctgTGATGAATGTCATAGACGGATATTTTCCACTCTTTTTGGAGTCTCTAAAGGTCCAATTGACAGGAAGGTCGAAATGGATCAAACTCCATTTAATGGAGATACAGAAGTGGTGTCAACCGTAGCTGGTTCTACAACAGAATGA
- the LOC115952888 gene encoding proteasome subunit beta type-4-like — MAADMGGSYGYTLRYKSVERLKPVAKHSLLGASGEISDFQEILRYLDELILYDNMWDDRNSLGPKEVHSYLTRVMYNRRNKFNPLWNSLILGGVKNGQKYLGMVSMIGVNFEDNHVATGFGNHLARPILRDEWHDNLGFEDGVKLLEKCMCTPIS; from the exons ATGGCTGCTGACATGGGAG GTTCTTATGGATATACCCTGCGATACAAGAGTGTTGAGCGATTGAAGCCAGTTGCAAAACATTCTCTTCTTGGTGCAAGCGGAGAAATTAGTGATTTTCAGGAGATTCTCCGTTATCTTGATGAGCTAAT TCTATATGACAACATGTGGGATGACAGGAACTCTTTAGGTCCTAAAGAGGTGCACAGCTATTTAACCCGAGTGATGTATAATAGGCGTAACAAGTTCAATCCACTATGGAATTCACTTATACTTGGTGGAGTGAAAAATGGACAGAAATACCTTGGCATG GTCAGCATGATAGGCGTAAATTTTGAGGACAACCATGTGGCCACTGGATTTGGGAATCACCTTGCAAGGCCAATTCTTCGTGATGAGTGGCATGATAACTTGGGCTTTGAGGATGGTGTTAAGTTGCTGGAGAAATGCATGTGTACTCCTATATCATGA